Proteins co-encoded in one Setaria viridis chromosome 9, Setaria_viridis_v4.0, whole genome shotgun sequence genomic window:
- the LOC117837652 gene encoding probable protein phosphatase 2C 33 yields the protein MAGAATEGKLSPALPLATLIGRELRGDGSERPLVRYGHSGFAKRGEDYFLVKPDCLRVPGDPSSAFSVFAVFDGHNGVSAAVFSKEKLLEHVMSAVPQGISREDWLQALPRALVAGFVKTDIDFQRKGETSGTTATLVVVDGFTVTVASVGDSRCILDTQGGEVSLLTVDHRLEENAEERERVTASGGEVSRLNLCGGQEVGPLRCWPGGLCLSRSIGDTDVGEFIVPIPHVKQVKLPNTGGRLIIASDGIWDALSSETAAQACRGLPAELAAKLVVKQALKTSGLKDDTTCVVVDIIPSDHCSTPPALSPKRNQNMLKSLIFGRRSHSSVGKLSKSASLSSVEEIFEEGSAMLEERLGRNFPSKANLPPFRCAICQVDQEPFEGLMTDNVGGCCSAPSTPWGGPYLCSDCRKKKDAMEGKRSSRSTTCR from the exons ATGGCGGGCGCCGCCACGGAGGGGAAGCTCTCCCCGGCTCTGCCCCTGGCCACACTGATCGGCCGCGAGCTCCGCGGCGACGGCTCCGAGCGCCCGCTCGTGCGGTACGGCCACTCCGGCTTCGCCAAGCGCGGGGAGGACTACTTCCTCGTCAAGCCCGACTGCCTCCGCGTCCCAGGCGACCCTTCCTCCGCGTTCTCCGTCTTCGCT GTGTTCGACGGCCACAATGGCGTGTCGGCGGCGGTGTTCAGCAAGGAGAAATTGCTGGAGCACGTGATGAGCGCCGTGCCTCAGGGCATCAGCCGCGAGGACTGGCTACAGGCGCTGCCGCGCGCGCTCGTCGCTGGATTCGTCAAGACAGACATTGACTTCCAGCGCAAGG GGGAGACTTCAGGGACAACGGCGACCCTGGTTGTGGTTGATGGGTTCACGGTCACCGTGGCTTCAGTGGGAGATTCCAGGTGCATTCTGGATACACAAGGCGGCGAGGTCTCGTTGCTGACTGTGGATCACCGGCTAGAAGAGAATGCAGAGGAGAGGGAGCGGGTCACAGCAAGTGGAGGGGAGGTCAGCCGGCTTAATCTCTGTGGAGGACAAGAG GTTGGTCCTCTCCGATGCTGGCCTGGTGGATTGTGCCTTTCAAGGTCAATTGGGGATACTGATGTCGGCGAGTTCATTGTACCGATTCCACATGTCAAGCAAGTGAAG CTCCCAAATACTGGTGGAAGACTAATAATTGCTTCAGATGGAATATGGGATGCTCTGTCCTCAGAGACTGCTGCTCAGGCATGTCGGGGATTGCCTGCAGAACTGGCTGCAAAGCTTGTTGTTAAG CAAGCTCTGAAGACTAGCGGGTTGAAAGACGACACCACATGCGTGGTTGTTGACATCATCCCATCTGATCATTGTTCAACACCACCAGCATTGTCTCCAAAGAGAAATCAGAACATGTTGAAGTCTCTTATTTTTGGTAGGAGGTCACATAGTTCTGTCGGAAAGCTCAGCAAATCTGCTTCATTGAGCTCTGTGGAAGAAATATTTGAGGAGGGATCTGCAATGTTGGAAGAAAG GTTGGGTAGAAATTTCCCATCAAAAGCAAATCTGCCTCCCTTCCGCTGCGCTATCTGCCAAGTGGACCAAGAGCCGTTCGAAGGTTTAATGACGGACAATGTAGGTGGCTGCTGCTCAGCCCCATCAACACCATGGGGTGGTCCTTATCTTTGTTCAGACTGTAGGAAAAAGAAGGATGCGATGGAAGGTAAAAGATCAAGCCGCTCAACAACGTGCAGGTGA
- the LOC117837651 gene encoding calmodulin-binding protein 60 D, with amino-acid sequence MDLKRALDVEEEVVDGDEEELAAGCPDAKRRRTFLNSSMQEAIGAQYMQRHLPKLEPFLRRVVQEEVHNVLIRHIDSAHRLPLQLKTSSKRYKLQFQGNLPQTLFTGNRVEAESKQPLRIVLTDAATNQTVTSGPLSSMKVELLVLDGDFNADERLEHTEKEFSESVVFEREGKRPLLSGEVIIVLEKGVASIRDISFTDNSSWIRSRKFRLGARMSRASSIEERVQEAVSNPFLVKDHRGEVYKKHHPPALADDVWRLEKIGKDGVFHKKLADFGIHTVQDFLRNLVMDQYGLRSLLGGGMSNKMWESTVEHARECVLDDKLYSYCSGHGIVLLFNCVYEVVGVIVGTNCFTLNALDPTQKALVVKLQQDAYKFPDRIAEFKVQSQGAPADQPPAAAQALPVPAAQVLGLIPQGTHLPGGAPGSHDGDLLLNPLLLQQQRPQPLSEALEDVLQSAGAAHHQLGGAEPWSFPSFGVGVGAGGFDARDPFDVQFSGSQTCGLLLSSTGARL; translated from the exons ATGGACCTGAAGAGGGCGCtggacgtggaggaggaggtggtggacggcgacgaggaggagctcgccgccggctgccccgACGCCAAGCGCCGCCGGACGTTCCTCAA TAGCTCGATGCAGGAGGCCATCGGCGCGCAGTACATGCAGAGGCATCTGCCCAAGCTGGAGCCGTTCCTGCGCAGAGTC GTGCAGGAGGAGGTGCATAATGTCCTCATCCGACACATCGATTCTGCACACAG GCTCCCACTGCAACTGAAAACAAGCAGCAAACGGTACAAGCTGCAGTTCCAGGGAAACCTGCCGCAGACGCTTTTCACAGGCAACAGAGTGGAGGCCGAGAGCAAGCAGCCGCTCCGGATCGTCCTGACCGACGCCGCCACCAACCAGACGGTGACCTCCGGCCCCCTGTCCTCGATGAAGGTCGAGCTCCTCGTCCTCGACGGCGACTTCAACGCCGACGAGCGGCTGGAGCACACCGAGAAGGAGTTCAGCGAGAGCGTGGTGTTCGAGAGGGAAGGCAAGAGGCCGCTCCTGTCCGGCGAGGTGATCATCGTGCTCGAGAAGGGCGTCGCCTCCATCCGCGACATCTCCTTCACGGATAACTCGAGCTGGATAAGGAGCCGGAAGTTCAGGCTCGGCGCGAGGATGTCCCGGGCCAGCTCCATCGAAGAACGGGTGCAGGAAGCTGTCAGCAATCCCTTCCTCGTCAAGGATCACCGTGGAGAAG TGTACAAGAAGCACCATCCTCCTGCATTAGCCGACGACGTGTGGCGCCTGGAGAAGATCGGGAAGGACGGGGTTTTCCACAAGAAGCTTGCTGACTTTGGAATCCACACCGTTCAAGACTTCCTCAGGAACCTGGTGATGGACCAGTACGGACTGCGCAGC TTGCTTGGCGGCGGGATGTCGAACAAGATGTGGGAGTCGACGGTGGAGCACGCCCGGGAGTGCGTGCTGGACGACAAGCTCTACTCCTACTGCAGCGGGCACGGCATCGTCCTCCTCTTCAACTGTGTCTACGAGGTCGTCGGCGTGATCGTCGGCACCAACTGCTTCACTTTGAACGCCCTCGATCCGACCCAGAAG GCGCTGGTGGTGAAGCTGCAGCAGGACGCGTACAAGTTCCCGGACCGCATCGCCGAGTTCAAGGTGCAGTCGCAGGGCGCCCCCGCGGACCAGCCACCGGCCGCGGCCCAGGCCCTGCCCGTGCCCGCCGCGCAGGTGCTCGGCCTTATCCCACAGGGCACTCACCTTCCAGGAGGCGCCCCGGGCTCGCACGACGGCGACCTGCTGCTGAacccgctcctcctccagcagcagcggccGCAGCCGCTCAGCGAGGCCCTGGAGGACGTGCTGCAGTCGGCCGGCGCCGCGCACCACCAGCTCGGCGGCGCCGAGCCGTGGTCGTTCCCCTCGTtcggggtcggcgtcggggcAGGCGGGTTCGACGCACGGGACCCCTTCGACGTGCAGTTCAGCGGGTCGCAGACGTGCGGGCTGCTGCTCTCCAGCACCGGCGCCAGGTTGTGA
- the LOC117838709 gene encoding putative zinc finger CCCH domain-containing protein 21 has protein sequence MEGELGFLSRVSSKRGDDRGFGSPTWSSPLGTLLDSPSSCISESRAGGDGVSGFSSPTWGSPLEKLFNSPSSCVSDDSRVGGNGSGFSSPTWGSPLETLFYSPSSCVSDSRGDGNGSGFSKPKQASPLETLLNSPSSCVSDGRGCGNSSSPRVSKERDSEVQKAERLLREIAERYDDCFLRLRNATAELADLRRERIHLGAENLHLSLLLEELEAAEQSKQASAVALNLTLPPRPVQAEAASGRAPKSISMRSKGFLSPKQPLRETQPQRLRVRTSPAKEDASEKEKDDGEVEMEASRQGAVKTELCNKWERGGCPYDRRCRFAHGMEELRPVIRHPRYKTLACQLFAAASGCPYGHRCHFRHSLPSTVETC, from the exons atggaggGGGAGCTGGGGTTCCTCTCGCGTGTCTCCTCCAAGCGCGGCGACGATCGCGGCTTCGGCTCGCCGACATGGTCGTCTCCGCTGGGGACGCTGCTCGACTCGCCCTCATCGTGCATTTCCGAGAGCCGCGCCGGCGGGGACGGGGTCTCGGGATTCAGCTCGCCGACATGGGGATCGCCACTGGAGAAGCTGTTCAACTCGCCCTCATCGTGCGTCTCCGACGACAGCCGAGTCGGTGGCAACGGCTCCGGGTTCAGCTCGCCGACATGGGGATCGCCGCTGGAGACGCTGTTCTACTCGCCCTCATCGTGCGTCTCCGACAGCCGTGGCGATGGCAACGGCTCCGGGTTCAGCAAGCCGAAGCAGGCGTCGCCGCTGGAGACGCTTCTCAATTCCCCCTCGTCGTGCGTCTCCGACGGACGCGGTTGCGGAAACAGCTCTTCGCCGAGGGTCTCGAAGGAGCGTGACAGCGAGGTGCAGAAGGCGGAGAGGCTCCTGCGCGAGATCGCCGAGCGCTACGACGACTGCTTCCTCCGCCTGCGCAACGCCACGGCCGAGCTCGCCGACCTCCGCCGCGAGCGCATCCACCTCGGCGCCGAGAACCTgcacctctccctcctcctcgaaGAGCTCGAGGCCGCCGAGCAGAGCAAGCAGGCGTCCGCGGTGGCTCTGAATCTGACACTGCCGCCGAGGCCCGTGCAGGCTGAAGCAGCATCCGGACGCGCCCCGAAGAGCATCTCCATGCGCTCGAAGGGCTTCCTCTCGCCGAAGCAGCCGCTGCGGGAGACCCAACCACAGCGCCTCCGTGTTCGCACGTCCCCGGCGAAGGAG GACGCAAGTGAGAAGGAGAAGGATGAcggggaggtggagatggaggcTTCGAGGCAGGGCGCCGTGAAGACCGAGCTGTGCAACAAGTGGGAGCGCGGCGGATGCCCCTACGACAGGCGGTGCAGGTTCGCGCACGGCATGGAGGAGCTGCGCCCCGTGATCCGCCACCCGCGCTACAAGACCTTGGCGTGCCAATtgttcgccgccgcctccggctgcCCCTACGGCCACCGCTGCCACTTCCGCCACTCCCTGCCGTCCACTGTCGAGACCTGCTAG
- the LOC117838708 gene encoding exonuclease DPD1, chloroplastic/mitochondrial isoform X2 yields the protein MSLSSICCGNFHLLRNLIGNTCNIRLLKYHSRSIFETLLSIRRHQSRPLSTTVLARSTRKGSKQSFSNSRHLHVESVESSIEVFKQPELEQLKSLHTYKEKFSGVKTEWPATILVFDIETTGFSRREDRIIEFAVRDLMGGKNSTFQTLINPEKDVRNTYIHGISNSMLCRPDVPRFGDLIPILLQYVWSRQMDGKPVLWVAHNGRSFDVPFLFFEFQRCKVEMPGDWLFVDTLPIARQLVDSEGSKLSSVSLEKLRERYKIPLTGSAHRAMQDVTTLCYVLQKLTFELKLTVPQLLEKSFRATDLPATRSDK from the exons ATGTCCTTGTCTTCTATTTGCTGTGGGAACTTCCATCTACTAAGGAACTTGATAGGAAACACTTGTAATATCAGATTGCTTAAATACCATAGCAGATCAATATTCGAAACTTTGCTCTCTATCAGAAGACATCAAAGTAGACCTCTTAGTACAACAGTACTAGCAAGAAGCACAAGAAAAGGGAGTAAGCAGTCATTTAGCAATAGCCGTCATTTGCATGTTGAATCAGTTGAATCATCGATTGAAGTGTTCAAGCAGCCAGAGCTTGAGCAGCTTAAATCACTACATACCTACAAGGAAAAGTTTTCTGGAGTCAAGACTGAATGGCCTGCAACTATCCTTGTTTTTGATATTGAAACAACTGGTTTCTCACGTCGTGAGGACAGAATTATTGAATTTGCTGTTCGTGATCTTATGGGGGGAAAGAATAGCACTTTTCAGACACTCATAAATCCCGAGAAAGATGTGAGAAATACGTACATTCATGGTATTAGCAACAGCATGCTCTGCAGGCCTGATGTTCCAAG ATTTGGAGACCTTATCCCCATTCTGCTACAATATGTTTGGAGTCGTCAAATGGATGGTAAACCAGTTCTCTGGGTTGCTCATAACGGGCGTTCCTTTGATGTACCGTTTCTCTTCTTTGAGTTCCAACGGTGTAAAGTAGAGATGCCTGGTGACTGGCTTTTTGTCGATACTCTTCCTATTGCAAGACAATTGGTTGATTCTGAGG GGTCAAAACTCAGCTCTGTGTCATTGGAGAAGCTGAGAGAACGCTACAAGATTCCCCTAACAGGGAGCGCGCACCGTGCCATGCAGGATGTGACAACCCTGTGTTATGTGCTTCAGAAGTTGACTTTTGAGCTGAAGTTAACTGTTCCTCAGCTGCTCGAGAAGTCATTCCGAGCAACAGATCTTCCAGCGACTCGTTCTGACAAATAA